CTCGGCGTTCGTCGAGTCGGTGAGGAACAGGTCGACGCCCTCCTCACCGAGCCGCGCGAACGCGCGCAGGTCGGTGATGCGGCCGTCGAGCGGAAGCTGGTCCATCTTGAAGTCGCCGGTGCACAGCAGGTTGCCTGCGGGCGTGCGGACGAAGACGGCGAGCGCGTCGGGGATCGAGTGGTTGACGGCGACGAACTCGCAGTCGAACGGGCCGATCTTCTCGCGCTGGCCCTCCTTCACCGTCATCGTGTACGGGCGGATGCGGTGCTCCTTGAGCTTCGCCTCGATGAGCGCGAGCGTCAGCGTCGAGCCGATGAGCGGGATGTCGTTCTTCATGCGCAGCAGGTACGGCACCGCGCCGATGTGGTCCTCGTGACCGTGCGTCAGGACGATGGCCTCGATGTCGTCGAGGCGATCCTTGAGGTAGTCGAAGTCGGGCAGGATGAGGTCGACGCCCGGGTGATCCTCGGGGAAGAGGACACCACAGTCGATGATGAGCAGGCGTCCGCCGTACTCGACGACCGTCATGTTGCGGCCCACCTCGCCGAGACCGCCGAGCGCGATGACGCGCGCACCGTTCTTGGGCAGTGCGGGCGGCGGGCCGAGTTCGAGCGAACTCTTCATCACAGCAGCCCCGCCTTCGTCAGGCCGTCACGCAGGACGGCGTACATCGCCTCGTCCGCGGGCAGCAGCGGCAGGCGGATGGCGTCGGAGTCGATGACGCCCTGCTCCTTGAGGGCGGCCTTCACCATGATGGCGCCCTGGGAGGTGTTCATCAGCGCGTCGATCGCGGGGATGAGCTTGGTGTGGATGGCGCGCGCCGTCGCGAGGTCGCCCGCGTCGACAGCGTCGATCATCGCGCGGAACTCGTTGCCTGCCACGTGGCCGACGACGGAGACGACGCCGACGGCGCCGAGCGCGAGCCACGCGAGGTTGACGACGTCGTCGCCCGAGTACCACAGCAGGTCGGTCTCGTCCATGAGCTTCGTCGCCTCGAAGAAGTCGCCCTTGGCATCCTTGACCGCGCGCACCTGGTCGATCGTCGCGAGCTGACGGATCGTGTCGCTCGCGAGCGCCGTCCCCGAGCGCCCGGGGATGTCGTAGGCCATGGCCGGCAGGTCGGTGGCGCCGACGACGGCCTTGAAGTGCTCGACGATGCCCGCCTGCGTCGGCTTGTTGTAGTACGGCGTGACGACGAGGACGGCGTCCGCCCCAGCGTCCGCGAGTGCCTTGGCGGCGCGTACCGAGTGCGCGGTGTCGTTCGTACCGACCCCGGCGGTGATCGCTGTGCGGCCCTTGACGGCGTCGGCGACGGCGCGCACCGTCTCGATGTTCTCCTCGTCGGTCGTCGTCGCCGACTCCCCCGTCGTGCCGTTGACGACGAGGCCGTCGTGCCCGTTCGCGACGAGGTGCTCGGCGAGCTTCTTCACTCCGTCGTAGTCGATCGAGCCGTCCGGTTTCATGGGCGTCACCATGGCCGTGACCATGCGCCCGAAAGGTGTCGTCGTCGTCATGCGCCCAGGTTAGTGCACGAGCGTCCACGTGTGCGGACGCCCGCCGCGCGCGACGTCGCCACCACCAACTCGCCACCACGAAGCGGACGCCGCAGGCGCCTTGTCACCGGCGCGTCCTACAGTGAGGCGCGTGGAGCAATATCACGCACTGCTGAGGCGCATTCTCGACGAGGGCACCCGCAAGGACGACCGCACGGGCACGGGGACGCTCAGCGTCTTCGGTCATCAGATGCGCTTCGACCTGTCCCAGGGGTTTCCCGTTCTCACGACGAAGAAGCTGCACCTGCGCTCGATCTTCGGCGAACTGCTGTGGTTCCTGCGCGGCGACACGAACGTCGCATGGCTGCACGAGCGCAAGATCTCGATCTGGGACGAATGGGCCGACCCCGACGGTGACCTCGGGCCGATCTACGGCCACCAGTGGCGCTCGTGGCCGACGCCGAACGGCGAGACGATCGACCAGATCGCGCGCGTCGTCGAGTCGATTCGCACGAACCCCGACAGCCGTCGTCACATCGTCTCGGCGTGGAACGTCGCCGACGTCGACGACATGGCGCTGCCGCCGTGCCACACGATGTTCCAGTTCTACGTCGCCGACGGAAAGCTGTCGTGCCAGCTCTACCAGCGCAGTGGTGACGTCTTCCTCGGCGTCCCGTTCAACATCGCCTCGTATGCCCTCCTGACCCACATGGTCGCGCAGGTCACGGGCCTCGCGGTGGGCGATTTCGTCCACACGCTCGGCGATGCGCACCTCTACGTCAATCACCTCGACCAGGCGCGCCTCCAGCTGACACGTACGCCGAAGCAGCTGCCGACGCTCGTGCTCAACCCCGACGTGACGGCGCTCGACGCGTTCGAGCTCGACGACATCCGCCTCGACGGTTACGAGGCCGACCCCGCGATCAAGGCCCAGGTGGCGGTATGAGCGATGCGCCCCAGCTGACGAGCATCGCCGCTGTCGCCGAGAACGGCGTCATCGGCACGGGCGGCGACATGGCGTGGAACATCCCCGCCGACTTCGCGCACTTCAAGGCGACGACGATGGCTCACCCCATGATCATGGGGCGCACGACGTTCGCGACGATGGGCACCCTGCCCGGGCGCCGCTCGATCGTCGTGACGCACGATCCCGAGTTCGCCCCCGCACAGCCGGCGCGTGACGACACGTCCGTCACCGTCGTTCACTCTGTCGACGAAGCCCTCGAACAGGTCGCCGGCCAGGACGCGTTCGTCGTCGGCGGCGCGCAGATCTACGCCGCGACGATGGACCACGTCACCCGTCTGCTCATCAGCGAGATCCCCCTCGCGCCTGAGGGCGACGCCCACTTCCCCACGATCGACCCGACCGTGTGGGTCGAGACGCAGCGCGCACCGCGCGACGGGTTCACGCTCGTCATGTACGAACGCCGCACCTCGTGAGCGACGCCCGGCGCGAGACGTCGGGAGGTGACGCGCCCGTCGACGTCCGTCATCACCGGACGGCGCACACCCCTGGCGACCACTCCGACCACGACCATCCCGACGCCCTCCACGAGGACGCCGCGGCCGTCAAGAAGGACTCGGTCTCCCTCGCGATCGCGACGGGCGTGTACGGCGTCAGCTTCGGCGCGCTCGCCATCGCTGCGGGCCTCACGACCTGGCAGACGATGGCGCTGTCGCTGCTGTTGTTCTCCGGCGGTTCGCAGTTCGCCGTCGTCGGGGTGCTCGGTGGCGGTGGGTCGGGAGCGTCGGCCGTCGCGACGTCGTCACTGCTCGGCGTGCGCAACGGCATCTATGGTCTGCAGATCAACCAGTTCCTACGCCCGCGCGGGCTGCGGCGCCTCCTCGCCGCGCAGGTGACGATCGACGAGTCGGCCGCCATGTCGGTCGGGCGCCCCACCGAACAGTTGTCACGCACCGGATTCTGGTGGACGGGCCTGGGCGTCTACGTCATGTGGAACACGATGACGTTCGTCGGCACCGTCGCCGGCAACGCGATGGGCGACCCGAAGAAGTACGGCCTCGACGCCGCCGCCGTCGGCGCCTTCATGGCGCTGCTGTGGCCGCGCCTCGGCACGCTGCAGGGCAAGGTGACGGCGGCGCTCGCCGCGTGCATCGCGCTCGGGTTGTCGCCGCTCACGCAGGCCGGCGTGCCCGTTCTCGCGACGGTCGTCGCGGCCGTCGTCGTCGGCTGGTGGTACTCCACACGGCACGATTCCCCCTCAGCCGACGGCGAGCCGAGCGCCGACGTTCCCGGCGTCGAGACGTCTCGCGCCGATGCGCCCGGTGACGGCGCGACGCCCGGTGGCCCGTCCGACGCCGGCCGGATCGGATCGACGACATGAGCACCTGGACGACGGTTCTGCTCGCGAGCGCGTTGTCGTTCGTGCTCAAGTTCATCGGCTATCTCGTGCCGCCGCGCTACCTCGAGGGCAAGCGGACGTCCAACATCGTCGCGCTGCTACCGGTGGCGTTGCTCACCGGCCTCGTGTGCGTCCAGGCGTTCGTCGGCGACGGCGGCCGGGTCGTCGTCGACGCGCGCGCAGCGGCGGCCGTCGCAGCGATCATCGCCCTGGTTCTGCGCGCGCCATTCATCGTCGTCGTCATCGTCGCGGCCGCGACGGCCGCGATCATCCGGTTGTTCTGAGCCGACGCTCCTGGATTCATGTCTCGCTCCCTCTGGTGGAGTGAGACCTCAGGACGAGCTTTCGAGGGGATCGATGAGGCGCAGCCCGCCGACCCCGGCGAAATCCCGCGCGTTGCGCGTGGCGAGTGCAGAGCCGGCGCCCAGAGCGATACCGGCGATCTGGGCCTCCGCCGTTCCCATGACTCGCCCGACCGACGTGCCACTCGCGAGAACGTGGGCGGTCGCGTGCGCTCACGCAGCGTCTG
This region of Dermacoccus nishinomiyaensis genomic DNA includes:
- a CDS encoding AzlC family ABC transporter permease, which produces MSDARRETSGGDAPVDVRHHRTAHTPGDHSDHDHPDALHEDAAAVKKDSVSLAIATGVYGVSFGALAIAAGLTTWQTMALSLLLFSGGSQFAVVGVLGGGGSGASAVATSSLLGVRNGIYGLQINQFLRPRGLRRLLAAQVTIDESAAMSVGRPTEQLSRTGFWWTGLGVYVMWNTMTFVGTVAGNAMGDPKKYGLDAAAVGAFMALLWPRLGTLQGKVTAALAACIALGLSPLTQAGVPVLATVVAAVVVGWWYSTRHDSPSADGEPSADVPGVETSRADAPGDGATPGGPSDAGRIGSTT
- the dapA gene encoding 4-hydroxy-tetrahydrodipicolinate synthase translates to MTTTTPFGRMVTAMVTPMKPDGSIDYDGVKKLAEHLVANGHDGLVVNGTTGESATTTDEENIETVRAVADAVKGRTAITAGVGTNDTAHSVRAAKALADAGADAVLVVTPYYNKPTQAGIVEHFKAVVGATDLPAMAYDIPGRSGTALASDTIRQLATIDQVRAVKDAKGDFFEATKLMDETDLLWYSGDDVVNLAWLALGAVGVVSVVGHVAGNEFRAMIDAVDAGDLATARAIHTKLIPAIDALMNTSQGAIMVKAALKEQGVIDSDAIRLPLLPADEAMYAVLRDGLTKAGLL
- a CDS encoding dihydrofolate reductase is translated as MSDAPQLTSIAAVAENGVIGTGGDMAWNIPADFAHFKATTMAHPMIMGRTTFATMGTLPGRRSIVVTHDPEFAPAQPARDDTSVTVVHSVDEALEQVAGQDAFVVGGAQIYAATMDHVTRLLISEIPLAPEGDAHFPTIDPTVWVETQRAPRDGFTLVMYERRTS
- a CDS encoding thymidylate synthase, which encodes MEQYHALLRRILDEGTRKDDRTGTGTLSVFGHQMRFDLSQGFPVLTTKKLHLRSIFGELLWFLRGDTNVAWLHERKISIWDEWADPDGDLGPIYGHQWRSWPTPNGETIDQIARVVESIRTNPDSRRHIVSAWNVADVDDMALPPCHTMFQFYVADGKLSCQLYQRSGDVFLGVPFNIASYALLTHMVAQVTGLAVGDFVHTLGDAHLYVNHLDQARLQLTRTPKQLPTLVLNPDVTALDAFELDDIRLDGYEADPAIKAQVAV
- a CDS encoding AzlD domain-containing protein; this encodes MSTWTTVLLASALSFVLKFIGYLVPPRYLEGKRTSNIVALLPVALLTGLVCVQAFVGDGGRVVVDARAAAAVAAIIALVLRAPFIVVVIVAAATAAIIRLF